In Desulfosporosinus youngiae DSM 17734, the genomic stretch AACTATACTTCATAGAATCAACTCCTTATTGATTTTCAGGTAAGGATATAGATAAATATCTATATCCTTATTATACCCTTTATATAGATAACTGTCTATATAATCACTATCAAAGAACTATCGGTTAGGCTTGGAAGAGTAAACTAAAAACCGGTCCGAATCATTCATCTAAAAAACTGACTTTAAAAAAAGCAGCTGCACATGCCTTAGCGCCAAATTAACCGCTTTGCCATGTATAGCTGCTTGGAAATCGTTATTTAGATATAACTCCTATTGAGAGAAACTTGATCTCATCCATATTACTTTATCATCAAAATCATTCTGCTGCCTTCTCTTTCCGGGCTTTTTTCTTAAGGGCCTTTGCTTGGCGTTCCTGATACATCTCCTGAATCCAAACACTTACAGGAGCCTTCCACTGTTCACGTTTGCTGGGTATATTTTTGATTAGACTTCTTGGATTCAATCCCATCTCTTTGGCCATTTTAATGGTCTCTTCGTTAAGTCTGCATCTCTTTTTAGCCTCAGCCCATTCAGCATCTTTTTTAAGATTATTAGCCATGCATCGGTCCTCTCTCAGCCTATCCTAGCTCTGGGTTTGAGCCACCACGACACTTCCTCCGCAATATTTATTCCGAAGCAAGGGCTTTTCAATTTTTCCGGTAGGGTTGCGTGGAACTTCATTAAATATTATTCGGCGTGGGCGTTTATAGCGCGGCAGTGACGAACAGAACTCCATTATTTCTCCTTCTGTGCACTTGCAACCCTGCTTCAGTTCTATAATAGCCGCTGCAATTTCTCCCAGACGCTGATCGGGCAGGCCAATGACAGCTACATCTTTGATCAAATTATGCCCCCGGAGAAAATCCTCGATCTGTACCGGGTAGAGATTTTCGCCGCCACTGATAATCACATCTTTCTTACGGTCTACCAAATAAATGAAGCCATCTTCATCCATACGGGCCATATCACCGGTAAAGAGCCAATTATCTTTGAGTACGGCCGCAGTTGCTTCCGGGTCGTTATAATAACATTTCATTATTCCAGGCCCTTTCACAACCAATTCGCCCACCTCGCCCTGTGACACAGGGCAGCCCGATTCGTCCGCAATCATAGCTTCCCAATTGTAACCAGGTTTCCCGATTGCCCCGACTTTGTGAATGTTTTCCGTGCCAAGATGGACACAACCCGGTCCGATAGATTCGCTCAAACCATAGTTCGTGTCATAGAGATGGTTGGGGAAGTATTTTTTCCAGCGGTTAATCAGGCTGGGCGGAACCGGTTGGGCACCGATATGCATCAGCCTCCATTGGTCAAGCTTATAATTCTCCAGCTTGACATCTCCTCTTTCAATGGCATCGAGAATATCCTGAGCCCAGGGCACAAGAAGCCAAACTATGGTGACATTTTCTTCGGAAACCGCTTTCAATATCCATTGGGGTTTAACTCCGCGCAGCAAAACAGCTTTGCTTCCGGCCAGAAGACTGCCGAACCAATGCATTTTTGCGCCAGTATGATAAAGCGGCGGGATACACAGGAAATTATCCTCCCGCATCTGACCGTGATGATTTTGTTCCGTATAGCATGATGATACCAGACTAAGATGATTATGGAGAATCGCTTTGGGAAAACCTGTCGTCCCGGAGGAAAAGTAAATGGCCGCATTATCGTCTTCGCCAAGGGTGATCTGGGGATCTAACGCCGAGCGATCCGCTGTAAGCTGTTCATAGCTTTCCGCAAAAGAGGGGCAGCCTTCTCCTACAAAGAAGCTTAGTTCAACCTTAGGAATCTGATCACAGATCATTTCTACACGGTCAATAAATTCCGGGCCAAAGACTAATGCATCGGCTTCCGCTAATTCCAAACAGTATTTAATTTCCTCTGCGGCATAGCGATAATTTAAAGGAACAGCCAAGGCGCCGGTTTTAAGAACACCGAAATAAATAGGCAGCCATTCCAGACAATTCATCAATAAGATGGCAACTTTATATCCTTTTTTAACCCCCCTGTTTAGGAGAAGATTGGCAAATCGGTTAGCCTTCTCGTCAAACTCACGCCAAGTCATCTCCCGCCGGAATTCCGCCGTCGGATTAGGTTCTATCAATTCAAACTCACGCCAGGTAATTTCACGCTTTTCCTGCAGCTCCGGATTGATTTCAATCAGGCTGATATCATCACCATAGAGTCTGGCGTTACGAGAAAGGATTTCTGTTATAAGCATTTTGCTGATTCCTCCAATTACGTTTAAAAACTATATTAAATGAGCCCGCTCTGCCTGCTCTGTCACTGAGCCTTTAGCAATAATTTTTGGGAAATAAAAAAACTCCCGAATATAGGAGTTTAGAAAGCTGTGAAAATACCCGCAATCCGCAGCAAAAACGGATAGGGCACGACATTCCCATGTTCTACCATCCTACAATGTCCTACTTTTTTGAAATTGCCTATTAACCAGGGATTCCTACATTACCTACATACCACATTACTTACTGTTGCAACTCCCTGCATCCCTGCAGAACATCCAGCTGCACAGTGACCATTACATACTATAAGTATGCTCTACATAAACAAAATACCATACTTCACTGTTAAAATCCAGTTAATATTTTTTCCAAAGCCGACAATACCTTTTAAAACTCCCATACCATTGATTATCGCTCTCTAAACACTTACTTTTGGAATTTCTAACCATGCTTGGCTTTGACTGCTTTTTACATCCCCTCTTTGCCAAGCAAATGGATAATTTTCAAACCCATTTCGATTTCCAGGCGATGTTCATTGATCTCCAGATCCATTCCGGTCAATGCTTTAATCCGCTCCAGCCGGTAGAGTATGGTTTTATAGTGTATGAACAGCTTTTTGGCTGCTTTACTTGCATTTCCATTACAGTCCAGGAAAATTTCCAGAGTTTTTAGAAGATCTGTTTCATTGACTTTATCATGCTCTATCAATTTAAGCAGTGATTTTGGGACATAATTTTGTAATTCATCTTGTTTGGCAAATTTGCAAAGTATACGAAATATACCCAGCTCGGAAAAAACCCCGATAACGTTTTGCCCTTGAATCATACGACCAAAGGTGATCGCATCTTGGGCTTCTTTAAAACTCCGCGGAATTTCGTGAACCTTTAGGGCGGCATCTCCAATTCCTATGGCCACAGAGACTTTCTTAACTTTATTTCTAATTTGTTCCTGAATCTCTTTACCTGTCTTCTTTATCACTTCCAAGAGCCCGTTTTGGTCGCCTGGCGACGGCCACAACAGGACGATGGCATCATTTTTAGTCCCTAGGATATAATTTTTGGTATGTTTTCTGACAGCACCCGTAATTATCGAAACGACATCAGATTTCAGCCCTTGCAAATACATCTTATCCGGACTATCTTTGCTTTTAGCTAAAATCCCGTCGATGTTATCTATATTAAAAAGGACAATCGTATATGGCTTAGACAAGTCCCAGCCAATTAACGCAGCCCGCTCCAGCGTATTATTTAACCCTATGTTCCCGGTTATCAGGTTCTCCAGAAGATCATTTTGGAATTTCTGTTCAACTTCCTGTACAGCTACTTTCTTAACTAAGTCAAGAGTTACGACGGTAGCCGCGTGTTCTAAACAAATCAAATCCATTTCTTGAAGTCGTTTATGCAATTCTGCCACCGTCAGGTAAGCTTTTACTTGATTAAACGCCCGGATCGGTACGACAACCTGAGGAACGGGTTCCTCTCCTAAGGCCGGGTATTGCACCATTTGCCGGTAAAACGATAGTTTATCATTCAAACTCTCTCGATTATATAGATCTTCTACTTCAACAAACGTTTCAAGCTGGGGATCTGTCGTGCTCATGCTTTTAAAATTACGATCATATACGGCAACTGGGTTGCCAATTAATTCTTCCAAAGTTTTAATAATCGTCTCAAGACCTATGCAATGCAACGCCAGAGCCGTAAACCGCTCTTGAATAACTTTGTAGTAATTTAATTTAACGACTTGATTATTAAAAAGTTCGGCCATAATAGGATACATTACATCAACAAAGCGCACATTGGGCTCAAGTTCTATAATGGGTACTCCATATTGATTGGCCGCTTCAATCATATCCTCCGGGATATGGTCAACAAAACGTCCAACTTTAATGGCAATAGCCGCTACACCTTTATCTGCCAGTTTTTTGACGAAATCGTCATAGTTTAAGGTTCCTACAGGAGCGGCATACAAACTGGTAAGGAGTAACTCTCCCCCGGCCAGCCAGTTTACAATATCCGGTGCTTCAATAATGGTAACACCTTTAACTACATTATCCAGCCTTTGATGACCCGCCACAATTTCCGACGTACTTAAGGGGCCAATTCTCATAGCATTTTTTACTGTAATCTCCAATGCTGCCACCACCAAAGCGTTTATTTAAGTTCGATGTTCAAGTTTTATGTAGCGAAGAAGAACTTATTCAAAACCTTTTGGGAATTACGAGGTCCGATTTAATCATCGAGCCTCGTATCCTGTTTAGCTAATTCTATTTTACAACTTAATGTCGCGATTACAATCTTTAGTGTAGATATAGGTGGCAGGCGTTCTTCCCGTCCCATAAAAAGCCTGTGGAACGTAAGGGCCAAAATAGATGAAGTCTCCGGTTTTTACAGGAATCCATTTGTCGTCAATTAAATACATGCCCTCTCCCTCCAGGAAATAGAGTCCATGTTCCTGAACGTGAGTTTCTGCAAAAGGGTGACAGGCCCCGGGATAAAAGCTAAGGGTATGAAAATTAACATCAAAACCCAATTCTGAAGGGAGCAGGTTTTGAATTCGGACGTTTTCCATATCATCATAAGCTTCATTAGGGATATCATTTAGATTGCCCTCAATGATTCTGGCTTCATACCCGGTTAAGGGAAGATAGCGTTGTTTATAGAGAATAAGGGTCCAAGGTTCGGAGCCTGCATTTTTCAAACCTACTCCCAAGGAAGCAGGTGCAAAAACAAAGCCGCCATTTGTAAGTTCGTAGGTTTCACCTTCTATGGTTACAGTACCCGCTCCACCCCTGCAATAAACAAACGTTTCGATACCATCTTCTTTAAAATCCCATGCTGTACCGCCGCCCGGCAATACTTCAACTGTATACATGGCAAATTTCGCTCCTAACTCAGGAGATGCGATGATACTTGTATTACAGTTTTCCAAATTTGGGATAACGTTTTTTACACGTCCTTCCGGCGGGATCAATGCATATCTGCCATGTTGGATAACAGCTCTCGTTGCTAACGGCTCACTTGGGTAACCCATGGATAACCTCTCCTTTTAAATTTAATAATAATATTGAATAGTCATATATTCGTGGCTTGACCTGAGGAGACCTTTGGCATAAATGGTTAAAATCAAGCGGTTATGACTACCATTATTGGATAGTGTGTTACTTTATAATGCGTTATCCATCCATCAATTATAAACTTGCTGTCTTTATAGAGTAGGATAGCCCTCCATGCCGCTGGCGCGGCACCATCTGACGATGAAAATGCGAGTCGTCTTTTGTAGCCTGCCATGCCGCTGATGCAACACCAGCAGAGGATGAAAATGAGAGCGCTCTCTGGTCGGGTAGCTTCGCCCACATCCGCTCACCGCAGCATTCCGAGGCTCACCCACTCGCCGGTGCGGGACTCCGCCAAACCTCC encodes the following:
- a CDS encoding class I adenylate-forming enzyme family protein translates to MLITEILSRNARLYGDDISLIEINPELQEKREITWREFELIEPNPTAEFRREMTWREFDEKANRFANLLLNRGVKKGYKVAILLMNCLEWLPIYFGVLKTGALAVPLNYRYAAEEIKYCLELAEADALVFGPEFIDRVEMICDQIPKVELSFFVGEGCPSFAESYEQLTADRSALDPQITLGEDDNAAIYFSSGTTGFPKAILHNHLSLVSSCYTEQNHHGQMREDNFLCIPPLYHTGAKMHWFGSLLAGSKAVLLRGVKPQWILKAVSEENVTIVWLLVPWAQDILDAIERGDVKLENYKLDQWRLMHIGAQPVPPSLINRWKKYFPNHLYDTNYGLSESIGPGCVHLGTENIHKVGAIGKPGYNWEAMIADESGCPVSQGEVGELVVKGPGIMKCYYNDPEATAAVLKDNWLFTGDMARMDEDGFIYLVDRKKDVIISGGENLYPVQIEDFLRGHNLIKDVAVIGLPDQRLGEIAAAIIELKQGCKCTEGEIMEFCSSLPRYKRPRRIIFNEVPRNPTGKIEKPLLRNKYCGGSVVVAQTQS
- a CDS encoding PucR family transcriptional regulator; protein product: MEITVKNAMRIGPLSTSEIVAGHQRLDNVVKGVTIIEAPDIVNWLAGGELLLTSLYAAPVGTLNYDDFVKKLADKGVAAIAIKVGRFVDHIPEDMIEAANQYGVPIIELEPNVRFVDVMYPIMAELFNNQVVKLNYYKVIQERFTALALHCIGLETIIKTLEELIGNPVAVYDRNFKSMSTTDPQLETFVEVEDLYNRESLNDKLSFYRQMVQYPALGEEPVPQVVVPIRAFNQVKAYLTVAELHKRLQEMDLICLEHAATVVTLDLVKKVAVQEVEQKFQNDLLENLITGNIGLNNTLERAALIGWDLSKPYTIVLFNIDNIDGILAKSKDSPDKMYLQGLKSDVVSIITGAVRKHTKNYILGTKNDAIVLLWPSPGDQNGLLEVIKKTGKEIQEQIRNKVKKVSVAIGIGDAALKVHEIPRSFKEAQDAITFGRMIQGQNVIGVFSELGIFRILCKFAKQDELQNYVPKSLLKLIEHDKVNETDLLKTLEIFLDCNGNASKAAKKLFIHYKTILYRLERIKALTGMDLEINEHRLEIEMGLKIIHLLGKEGM
- the allE gene encoding (S)-ureidoglycine aminohydrolase codes for the protein MGYPSEPLATRAVIQHGRYALIPPEGRVKNVIPNLENCNTSIIASPELGAKFAMYTVEVLPGGGTAWDFKEDGIETFVYCRGGAGTVTIEGETYELTNGGFVFAPASLGVGLKNAGSEPWTLILYKQRYLPLTGYEARIIEGNLNDIPNEAYDDMENVRIQNLLPSELGFDVNFHTLSFYPGACHPFAETHVQEHGLYFLEGEGMYLIDDKWIPVKTGDFIYFGPYVPQAFYGTGRTPATYIYTKDCNRDIKL